The following coding sequences are from one Mesotoga infera window:
- a CDS encoding NADH-quinone oxidoreductase subunit M, which yields MSILFVLAASLFAAPLFFLVSKLKKSVAYMAYAAFQVLVFLYVFFWGGTGSSYEVVGITSKLNFNFSMTSVNWFFASIVMLIISTTAVFMFPLKKSPVKVFLLSLVTAGALGAVFSADFLTLMIFWEISTWSSLLLIIQDKEKSTGEAIKYAAIAAVGSYSMLFAIFYMDSRLGTVEFSSVALKIESQPIGVQLTIFIALAIMVLAKMGSFPLHTWLRGSHSSAPDEFSPILSGGLTKLGGFLLFIMSIALPSFKGFGNLPILNGIPIVNYGFALLGGISIVVGTVMAIRMEDAKELIAFSTVSNSGYIVLALSIGGTYATAGGMMHILNHALASAAMFMAIAAVAYRTRTTKMHEMGGLIVKMPVTFAVYLVAIISVAGIPPTSGFVSKWLIYQQLVENGLPFLAFAAFFGSIGSFMYVFKPLAGIFLGQLKPEHEKVREAPLIMLAPMTLLTLLTIFWGVFPSNAIRSINRITESIGGGTVDVTFSRIVALTGEWDSVLVTTVFAIGFAISLLIFIRAKRARKVDLLDNYTGGDFLYTAELYHFSYRMYRPFDRLFEKWPSMENWLSSTSEKIKELGALLKAVFFNRNPQVYIALTVIVILGAFWWLR from the coding sequence ATGAGTATTCTTTTTGTGTTAGCGGCATCTCTCTTTGCCGCTCCGTTGTTCTTTCTCGTCTCGAAGTTGAAGAAGAGTGTGGCCTATATGGCTTACGCCGCATTCCAGGTACTCGTTTTTCTCTACGTGTTTTTTTGGGGAGGAACCGGGTCATCATATGAAGTAGTCGGCATAACGAGTAAGCTTAACTTCAACTTTTCTATGACCTCCGTTAACTGGTTTTTCGCTTCGATAGTGATGCTAATAATATCCACGACTGCGGTCTTCATGTTCCCCCTGAAGAAGAGCCCGGTCAAAGTTTTTCTCTTGAGTCTTGTCACAGCAGGAGCATTGGGGGCAGTTTTTTCGGCTGATTTCCTTACTCTAATGATCTTCTGGGAGATCTCGACCTGGTCTTCTCTTTTGCTCATTATCCAGGATAAGGAGAAGTCGACCGGAGAGGCGATAAAGTATGCCGCTATAGCGGCAGTGGGAAGTTATTCAATGTTGTTTGCGATCTTCTATATGGACAGCAGGTTGGGCACGGTCGAGTTTTCCAGTGTGGCTTTGAAGATTGAAAGCCAGCCGATTGGAGTTCAGCTCACAATTTTCATAGCCTTGGCAATAATGGTTCTTGCAAAGATGGGAAGCTTCCCTCTCCATACCTGGCTTAGGGGGTCACATTCCTCTGCGCCTGACGAATTCAGTCCCATCCTGTCCGGAGGACTCACAAAACTCGGCGGTTTTCTGCTCTTCATTATGTCGATAGCGCTTCCCTCCTTCAAGGGTTTCGGTAATCTTCCTATACTAAACGGCATTCCGATCGTAAATTATGGATTTGCCTTACTTGGAGGTATTTCAATAGTCGTGGGAACGGTTATGGCTATTCGGATGGAAGACGCTAAAGAACTTATCGCTTTTTCGACTGTAAGCAACTCTGGCTATATAGTGTTGGCCCTTTCCATTGGCGGAACATATGCAACTGCAGGAGGAATGATGCACATTCTTAACCATGCCCTTGCATCTGCCGCCATGTTTATGGCGATAGCTGCCGTAGCCTACAGGACCAGGACTACCAAGATGCACGAAATGGGAGGGCTAATAGTGAAGATGCCCGTCACCTTTGCCGTTTATCTAGTTGCGATTATTTCGGTGGCAGGAATCCCTCCTACAAGCGGATTTGTCTCCAAGTGGTTGATCTATCAGCAGCTTGTTGAGAATGGGTTGCCATTTTTGGCCTTTGCCGCTTTCTTTGGAAGCATAGGGTCCTTCATGTATGTCTTCAAACCGCTGGCAGGGATTTTCCTGGGACAGCTGAAGCCCGAGCATGAGAAAGTTAGGGAAGCTCCGTTGATTATGCTTGCTCCAATGACCCTTCTGACACTTCTAACTATATTTTGGGGAGTCTTCCCCAGCAACGCAATTAGATCTATAAACAGGATTACAGAATCAATCGGCGGAGGAACCGTCGATGTGACTTTCTCGAGAATCGTAGCGCTGACTGGGGAATGGGATTCAGTTTTGGTCACGACCGTCTTCGCGATAGGTTTTGCGATATCATTGTTGATCTTCATACGCGCAAAGAGGGCCAGAAAGGTAGATCTTCTAGACAATTATACGGGAGGGGATTTTCTGTATACCGCGGAGCTCTATCACTTTTCTTACAGGATGTACAGGCCGTTCGACAGGTTATTCGAAAAGTGGCCTTCGATGGAAAACTGGCTTTCATCGACTTCTGAAAAGATCAAAGAGCTTGGGGCCCTGTTAAAGGCGGTCTTCTTCAACCGTAATCCTCAGGTATACATTGCTTTGACTGTTATCGTTATTCTTGGCGCCTTTTGGTGGTTGAGGTGA